From a single Bryobacter aggregatus MPL3 genomic region:
- a CDS encoding helix-turn-helix domain-containing protein — protein MKLDPIDLGGETIGQRLARLRKERGFTQVELAEKTGLVQTLVTDYECDRLRLSAEMAIRFAQGLGVTMDELLQPEGPKTTRKPSRKVLRRLELIESLPDRQQETLLRTIDTFLEAAALKSARR, from the coding sequence TTGAAACTTGATCCCATCGACCTGGGTGGCGAGACCATCGGCCAGCGCCTCGCCCGTCTCCGCAAGGAGCGGGGATTCACCCAGGTGGAGTTGGCCGAGAAGACTGGACTGGTGCAAACGCTCGTCACTGACTACGAGTGCGACCGCTTGCGCCTTTCAGCGGAGATGGCGATCCGCTTCGCTCAGGGCTTGGGCGTGACGATGGACGAGTTGCTGCAACCGGAAGGACCCAAGACTACCCGCAAGCCTTCCCGCAAGGTCCTACGCCGTCTGGAGTTGATTGAGAGCCTTCCTGATCGGCAACAGGAAACACTCTTACGCACGATTGATACTTTTCTGGAAGCTGCGGCCCTGAAGTCGGCCAGGAGGTAA